A genome region from Pyrenophora tritici-repentis strain M4 chromosome 9, whole genome shotgun sequence includes the following:
- a CDS encoding DUF1421 multi-domain protein → MAGSQSNSGDTDADVQEQLLNYPSERNTSKRAETISPGAKFTAEHLMRHCPYTVTFDYINPSLWGVPAPEDADETHATTWVAKAIHDYHVGMEWDERLYFDYQWDFEGWTRELFQKVERTTLRSLKTVLRYRGVYTGKFRARVADSLFNLLGGENAPEWDPAEFKAEKFDERSEAYQRQQNAHLAAPIDRQAQQPLQQTQPLEPLQPQPQRPSQGEQYRVRQGVRSHPQYQELQQPPYAINAYAGPQPRQTEQAMQPQQWYPQTQTRPQRPHTARPLGLPHDPYKTLPPRWSRNDRLEANTITQFSKLWDNSNKYTGNAYDLLDDKIKIFFSICWQVDIQEEQFHAVFPRILTGRAETFYIQVVERDDSFADAYMAIKNHFDHDVHHQHYYTDWTTTTFARTRAENPDKGLHEVLQILLDKLQLCQRALGKNFEGEDALRTTVINACRGVPELEMALFKPATICEGLFSDLRSAVETHLARQHTAQLVTEDQYYLDRRYNGNGRIRGGSRGGGGFRGGSRGAYRGGEQRDDNGRGFKPRWRKKCFVCRKEGCWSTNHTDKERKDAPPEDFSVHLAEYEGIEHTSQYNQRGWREEEDCEDDEDDDVAEAHSEHQFFKEQCLADQAFLHHISGDDIYSRDAPSAPASQFLLEDRYTRSVYQGILPDTGAANVSTVGKEQYLALTREDPTVKLDTSTAGKASIKFGKGEATASIGTVQVSTEIGKINFEVLEAPTPFLLCLADMDRLKVYFNNTTDELVQDDVHIPVIRKWGHPWFHLNKRERATMFLTETELRRLHRRFGHPAVTRLVKLLKDAGHNDFEERTLEEVTKFCHHCQLHSSAPRRFKFTLKDDHHFNYEILVDVMYLSNKPVLHVVDSSTAFQGARFLSAISAKETWQALRILWIDTYQGPPDIITHDAGTNFASAEFRAEAKIMGVTCKQVPTEAHWSIGKTERYHAPLRRAWDILHAELTDTMSDDAILQMAVKAVNDTAGPDGLVPTLLVFGAYPRMTAESPPSPSMVKRSEAIQKATKALRKLTAERQVADALNTRNGPATADMLALPLQSEVLVWRESDGWNGPYKIASTDGHNITVDMVNGPATFRSTVVKPYYRPDHLWSDPDAPHAPNEPNEPHEPIAVPPAAQPRRRGRPPGSKNKRKAHAYITKKEQDDLELAIKLRNDGVITTSGAPFEASDDQEISDLVGRGVFKFEQYDERLHSKIRIFKSRLVREVKGKTTKPYEKSRLVIQGYQDYGKEAILTQSPTIQRCSQRLIMSLAPGLVQSGMSVELRDITQAYPQAQTTLKRTILAHLPTELVHRYPEGTILHVIKPLYGIAEAGVHWWTTYHGHHCKELDMSTSTYDPCLLITNSDDADVFGIVGMQTDDTLMLGTTAFLSREEKKIQKAQFRSKPKAMLTPEVQLDFNGCTLTMDASRVLILRQKGQGGRVRLVDIRAPDRAQQYTEQRARGAYIASTCQPEASFDLSVAAQAQQPSDEDIKALNKRLKWQMENLTRGLRYVTVNLTEAKLIVFVDGSFANNKDLSSQLGFVLMLVNESIGANTFTIQGNVIHYSSTKCKRITRSVLASEIYGMVNGFDIGIAVATTLRIVTERLGLPAIPLVICTDSYSLYECLVKLGTTKEKRLMIDIMALRQSYERREITEIRWINGEDNPADAFTKASPNRALERFIDGNKLTVRVDGWVQRPTSFDV, encoded by the exons ATGGCAGGCAGCCAGAGCAACTCTGGCGATACAGACGCTGATGTTCAAGAGCAACTACTCAACTATCCATCCGAACGCAATACAAGCAAGCGCGCAGAAACTATATCCCCAGGAGCGAAGTTTACTGCTGAACACCTTATGCGACactgtccatacacagtCACGTTTGACTATATCAACCCATCtctctggggtgtacccgcacCAGAGGATGCAGACGAGACGCACGCAACAACCTGGGTCGCGAAggctatccacgactaccATGTAGGAATGGAATGGGATGAGAGACTATACTTCGACTACcaatgggactttgaaggatggacacGAGAGCTATTCCAGAAGGTTGAGCGCACTACGCTAAGATCTCTGAAGACTGTGCTCCGGTATAGGGGAGTCTATACAGGCAAATTTCGGGCTAGAGTAGCTGATTCCCTCTTCAACTTACTAGGAGGAGAAAACGCTCCCGAATGGGACCCTGCAGAGTTCAAGGCCGAGAAGTTTGACGAACGTTCTGAGGCGTACCAGCGTCAGCAGAACGCACATCTAGCAGCCCCTATAGATAGACAAGCGCAGCAGCCACTGCAACAGACGCAGCCACTGGAACCGCTACAGCCGCAGCCACAACGTCCGTCACAGGGCgagcagtatagagtgagacaaggcgttCGAAGCCACCCGCAATATCAAGAGCTACAACAACCGCCCTACGCGATCAATGCCTATGCAGGACCACAGCCTCGACAAACGGAGCAGGCTATGCAACCACAACAATGGTACCCGCAGACACAGACACGACCCCAGCGACCGCATACGGCGAG ACCCCTTGGCCTACCACAtgacccgtacaagacgctaccgccgcgatggtctCGCAACGATCGGCTCGAAGCCaatacgatcacgcagttctctaagctatgggacaatagcaacaagtatacagggaatgcgtacgatctcctagacgataagattaagatcttcttcagcatctgctggcaggtagatatccaggaggagcagtttcacgcagtgtttccccgtatccttaccgggcgtgcagagacgttctacatacaggttgtagagagagatgatagctttgctgatgcgtacatggcaatcaaaaaccacttcgaccatgacgtccatcaccagcactactacacagactggacgactacaaccttcgctcgcacccgcGCAGAGAACCCTGATaagggactacacgaggttctgcagatcctgcttgacaagctgcagctatgccagcgtgcccttggcaagaactttgagggtGAGGATGCCCTCCGCACTACGgtcatcaatgcctgccgaggagtaccagaacttgagatggcactgttcaagccagccacaatctgtgaaggactcttctcagaTCTACGATCCGCAGTGGAAACACACCTAGCACGGCAACACACCGCCCAGTTGGTCACAGAAGATCAATACTACCTAGACcgccgatacaacggcaatggaaggatccgaggtggatctcgaggtggaggaggattcagaggcggatccagaggagcataccgaggaggcgagcagcgcgacgacaacggacgaggattcaagccacgttggaggaagaaatgctttgtttgccggaaggaaggatgctggtctaccaaccacacagataaagagcgcaaagatgccc CCCCTGaggacttctccgtacatcttgcagaatacgaagggatcgagcacaccagccagtacaatcagagaggctggagagaggaggaagactgcgaggatgacgaggatgacgacgtcgcggaagcaCATTCTGAACACCAGTTCTTCaaggagcaatgccttgcagaccaggcgttcttgcatcATATCTCGGGCGACGACATATACAGCCGAGACGCGCCGTCAGCACCAGCATCGCAGTTCCTGCTTGAGGACCGCTACACACGATCTGTGTACCAAGGAATCCTACCAGATACAGGCGCTGCAAACGTATCCACGGTCGGCAAGGAGCAATACCTCGCACTTACGAGAGAAGATCCGACGGTTAAGTTAGACACATCTACAGCAGGGAAAGCGTCTATTAAATTCGGAAAAGGCGAGGCTACAGCGTCGATTGGCACCGTGCAGGTCTCTACGGAGATCGGAAAAATCAACTTCGAAGTGCTCGAGGCGCCTACGCCGTTCTTGCtatgccttgcagacatggaccgctTAAAGGTATACTTCAACAATACGACAGACGAGCTGGTTCAGGATGACGTACACATCCCggtgattcgcaaatggggacatccttggttccatctaaacaagagagagagagcaactaTGTTCCTAACGGAGACAGaattgcgacggctccatcgacggtttggacacccagctgttaCGCGACTAGTCAAACTCTTAAAGGatgctggccataacgacttcgaagaaagaaccctagaagaagtcactaagttctgccaccactgccagctccacagctccgcgccgcgccgattcaaattcactcttaaggatgatcaccacttcaactatgagatcctggtggacGTAATGTACCTAAGCAACAAACCTGTACTGCATGTGGTcgattcctcaacagcgtttcaaggcgcgaggttcctcagcgctatctcagctaaagaaacatggcaagcactgcggatactatggatcgacaccTACCAGGGACCACCCGACATCATCACGCATGATGCAGGTACTAACTTCGCGAGCGCAGAGttccgcgcagaagcaaagatcatgggagtcacatgcaagcaagtacctacggaggcgcactggtctatcggcaaaactGAGAGGTACCATGCCCCTCTACGCCGGGCATGGGACATACTCCATGCAGAACTCACTGACACTatgtccgacgacgcgattctccagatggctgtgaaggctgttaacgatactgctggccctgatggactagtcccgacgttactagtctttggagcgtacccacgaatgactgcagagtcaccgccatcaccatcaatGGTCAAacgcagcgaggctattcaaaaggcgacgaaagccctgcgcaagctcactgcagagcgccaagttgcagacgccttgaacacccgcaatggaccagccactgcagacatgctcgcgctcccactccagagcgaagtcttagtatggagagagagtgatggctggaatggcccgtacaagatcgccagtacagATGGCCACAACATCACTGTCGACATGGTTAATGGTCCAGCGACATTCAGATCAACTGTCGTtaagccatactacagaccagaccaccTGTGGAGCGACCCtgatgcgccacacgcgccgaatgagccgaatgagccgcacGAGCCGATAGCAGTACCTCCGGCAGCGCAACCACGTAGaagaggccgccctccagggtcaaagaacaagcggaaggcgcacgcgtacatcaccaagaaggagcaggacgatcttgagctagctatcaagctacggAACGATGGCGTGATCACAACCTCAGGCGCCCCCTTTGAagcgtctgatgaccaagagatcagcgacctagtaggtcgtggagtcttcaagtttgagcaatacgacgagaggctacacagcaagatccggatctttaagtcacgcctagtacgtgaggtcaagggaaagacaactAAGCCTTATGAGAAATCCCGTCtggttatccaaggctaccaagACTATGGCAAGGAGGCTATCTTaacgcagtcgccaaccatccagcgatgtagccagcgcctgattatgtcgctggcgcctgGGCTAGTACAAAgcggcatgagcgttgagCTACGTGATATTACGCAGGCATACCCACAGGCTCAGACAAcactgaagaggacgatactcgcacacCTCCCTACCGAGCTGGTacatcgatatccagaaggcacgATACTCCACGTGATCAAGCCACTATATGGGATCGcggaggcaggagtccactggtggacaacatatcacggacaccactgcaaggaaCTAGATATGTCAACAtctacgtacgacccatgcctgttgatcacgaacagcgacgacgcagacgtcttcggcatcgtcggtatgcagacagacgacaccctCATGCTCGGAACGACCGCGTTCTTATCACgcgaagagaaaaagatccagaaggcgcAGTTTAGATCAAAACCAAAGGCTATGCTGACACCAGAGGTGCAGTTAGACTttaatggatgtacacttacgatggacgccagcagagtcttAATCCTcaggcagaaaggacaaggaggaagggTCAGGCTTGTTGATAttagggcacccgaccgcgcgcaacagtacaccgagcaacgcgcccgcggagcgtacatcgcatcaacatgccaaccagaggcaTCATTTGATCTGTCCGTAGCTGCTCAagcgcagcaaccatcagacgaggacattaaggcactcaacaagcgcctgaaatggcagatggagaatctcACTCGTGGCCTACGCTACGTCACTGTCAACCTTACGGAGGCTAAGTTGATAGTCTTTGTAgacggctcctttgccaacaacaaggacctcagctcacagctaggctttgtcctcatgctcgtcaacgagtccATTGGCgccaacaccttcacaatacaaggcaacgtgatccactacagctctacaaagtgcaagcgcatcacacggagcgtactggcctcagagatctacggcatggtcaacggctttgacataggcatcgcggttgcaaccacgctaaggatagttacagaacgacttggactacctgcaattcccttggttatctgtacagactcgtactccttgtacgagtgcctagtaaagcttgggacaacgaaggagaagcgcCTCATGATCGATATtatggcgctgcgccaatcatatgagcgtcgcgagatcacggagatccgctggatcaatggcgaagacaatcctgcagacgccttcacgaaggcatcgccaaaccgcgctcttgaacgctttattgacggcaataagctgacagtccgagtagatggatgggtgcagaggccaacaagctttgatgtttAA
- a CDS encoding Phytase domain containing protein — MIFATSLRLLAVSVSWVVAASINTQTTTIPTADNITTCNNQVYKYDTLAGYGKLPSNTRDKYGDTIGGIGSAIALEPKSWKLAGDSYTGVVYGLPDRGWNTQGTQNTQSRIHKFYVNFTPVEAKIEKPASPNLKIVYNDTILLYGPDSTPLTGLDATGRTQYPGFPDLPMAQYTGNGFGGEGDGGSRISLDSEGLVLKDGNFWISDEYAAYIYEFDPEGKMKSATPTPDAITPQRNGTDSFDADSPPIYDPTYTITPEDPTSGRSNNQGLEALTSSPDGEYIYTMLQSATVQDGGTSSKKRRNTRLFVYKNCNGTMKLEAEYAVQLPVLPNDKVAIQSEMHYISPTQFLVLAHDSNAGRGQKSSESLYRNVDVIDISKATNLVNQTGVNDVGGQIASSKGKLKKDIQPAEYCPWLSFNDNAQLGKFGLHNGGVQDVNLLNEKWESLALLPVDANDSIGRSAASSDDKSAAREFYLISLSDNDFITQDGYINGGQTRYADASGLDLDIQALVFKVKVPSAMSSTED, encoded by the exons ATGATATTTGCCACTTCTCTCCGACTTCTAGCTGTATCTGTCAGCTGGGTAGTCGCTGCTTCAATTAATACCCAGACTACAACCATTCCGACAGCTGATAATATTACTACCTGCAACAACCAGGTGTATAAATACGATACGCTCGCTGGTTACGGAAAGCTCCCCAGCAATACCCGTGACAAGTACGGCGACACCATTGGCGGTATCGGAAGTGCCATCGCATTGGAGCCGAAGTCTTGGAAACTCGCAGGTGATTCGTATACAGGTGTGGTCTATGGTCTACCTGACCGTGGCTGGAATACACAGGGCACACAGAACACCCAGAGCCGTATTCACAAGTTCTACGTCAACTTTACACCGGTTGAAGCCAAGATCGAGAAGCCAGCTAGTCCTAACCTCAAGATTGTTTACAATGACACCATACTCTTATATGGGCCCGACAGCACTCCTTTGACAGGTCTCGATGCCACTGGAAGGACCCAGTACCCGGGGTTTCCAGATCTACCCATGGCCCAAT ATACTGGCAATGGTTTCGGTGGGGAAGGAGATGGCGGTAGTCGTATCTCCCTAGACTCTGAAGGTCTAGTACTCAAAGACGGGAATTTCTGGATAAGTGACGAGTACGCTGCCTACATCTATGAGTTCGACCCAGAAGGAAAGATGAAAAGTGCTACCCCAACCCCAGATGCCATCACCCCTCAACGCAACGGCACGGATAGCTTCGACGCAGACTCTCCACCCATCTACGATCCCACATACACTATAACACCCGAAGATCCCACTTCCGGACGATCAAACAACCAAGGTCTAGAAGCTCTGACCTCGAGCCCAGATGGAGAGTACATCTACACCATGCTCCAAAGCGCCACCGTCCAAGACGGCGGCACCTCCTCGAAAAAGCGTCGCAACACCCGTCTCTTCGTTTACAAAAACTGCAACGGCACAATGAAGCTTGAAGCCGAATACGCTGTCCAGCTTCCCGTTCTCCCCAACGACAAAGTAGCCATCCAGTCCGAAATGCACTATATCAGCCCCACCCAATTCCTCGTCCTCGCGCATGACTCCAACGCCGGCCGCGGACAGAAGTCTTCCGAGTCACTCTACAGGAACGTTGATGTTATTGATATTTCTAAGGCCACCAATCTGGTCAATCAAACAGGTGTAAATGACGTTGGCGGACAGATTGCGAGTAGTAAGGGCAAGCTCAAGAAAGATATCCAACCCGCCGAGTACTGTCCCTGGTTATCCTTCAACGACAACGCACAGCTCGGCAAATTTGGTCTACATAATGGCGGTGTGCAGGATGTTAATTTGCTGAATGAGAAGTGGGAGAGCCTGGCTCTGCTGCCTGTGGATGCGAACGACTCTATTGGTAGATCTGCCGCTTCGTCGGATGATAAGAGTGCAGCGAGGGAGTTTTATCTCATCTCCTTGTCTGATAACGACTTTATTACTCAGGATG GATATATCAACGGTGGCCAGACCAGGTATGCTGATGCTTCGGGTCTTGATCTTGACATCCAGGCTCTGGTCTTCAAAGTCAAGGTGCCGAGTGCAATGTCTAGCACAGAAGATTAG